A stretch of Aerococcaceae bacterium zg-252 DNA encodes these proteins:
- a CDS encoding glucose-1-phosphate adenylyltransferase has product MEMKQEMIAMILAGGQGTRLGVLTKKTAKPAVPFGGKYRIIDFALSNCINSGIKTVGVVTQYQPLELNEHIGNGSAWGLTGRNSGATILQPYSSSDGEKWFKGTAHAIYQNIAYIDSINPEYVLILSGDHIYKMDYSEMLENHKKNQASLTVGVIPVPIKEASRFGIMNTDHSGRIIEFEEKPANPKSNLASMGIYIFNWQTLRRYLVEDQAKNREMEDFGKNVIPAYLENAENCFAFAFDGYWKDVGTIESLWEANMEFLSPEHPLHVSEDSWRVYTNNPITPPQFLTEDAVLKNALVVDGCYVAGTVEDSILSLDVRVGENSTINDSLLMAGVTVGKNCKVEYAIIGENAVLADGASVIGTPENIAVVGYQEVIGGPKNDGEE; this is encoded by the coding sequence ATTGAGATGAAACAAGAAATGATTGCAATGATTCTCGCCGGTGGACAAGGGACGCGTTTAGGTGTGTTAACAAAGAAAACAGCGAAACCAGCAGTTCCGTTTGGAGGAAAATATCGGATTATTGATTTTGCGTTAAGTAATTGTATTAACTCAGGTATCAAAACAGTAGGAGTGGTGACGCAGTATCAACCACTTGAGTTGAATGAACATATCGGTAATGGTTCGGCTTGGGGCTTAACTGGGCGCAATAGTGGTGCTACAATTTTGCAACCTTACTCAAGTTCCGACGGTGAAAAATGGTTTAAAGGAACAGCTCATGCGATTTACCAAAATATTGCTTATATTGATTCAATCAATCCAGAATATGTATTGATTTTATCGGGTGACCATATTTATAAAATGGATTATAGTGAAATGCTAGAAAATCACAAGAAAAATCAAGCGAGCTTAACAGTGGGGGTTATTCCGGTTCCAATTAAAGAAGCGTCTCGCTTTGGTATTATGAATACGGACCATTCAGGTAGAATTATTGAGTTTGAAGAAAAACCTGCTAATCCGAAAAGTAATCTTGCCTCTATGGGGATTTATATTTTCAACTGGCAAACGTTAAGACGCTATCTTGTAGAAGACCAAGCGAAAAATCGTGAAATGGAAGATTTTGGTAAAAATGTTATTCCAGCTTATTTAGAAAATGCTGAAAATTGCTTTGCTTTTGCATTTGACGGCTACTGGAAAGATGTTGGAACGATTGAAAGTCTATGGGAAGCAAATATGGAATTTTTATCTCCAGAGCACCCATTGCATGTGAGCGAAGATAGCTGGAGAGTTTATACAAATAATCCAATTACACCACCACAATTTTTAACGGAAGATGCCGTATTGAAAAATGCTTTAGTTGTCGACGGTTGTTATGTTGCTGGGACAGTTGAAGATTCTATTTTATCATTGGATGTTAGAGTAGGTGAAAATTCTACGATTAATGACTCGCTATTAATGGCGGGTGTAACCGTAGGTAAAAATTGTAAAGTAGAGTATGCAATTATTGGTGAAAATGCCGTATTAGCAGACGGGGCAAGTGTGATTGGAACGCCAGAAAATATTGCAGTTGTAGGGTATCAAGAAGTGATTGGAGGACCGAAAAACGATGGTGAAGAATAA
- the glgD gene encoding glucose-1-phosphate adenylyltransferase subunit GlgD — MVKNKLCAIVNLTENEEPLRPLTNGRPVAALPFAGRYRVVDFPLSNIAHAEIDSCALFISESGRSIYDHIRSGDSWNFDSQITGGIFTFSQQNWKLRHLQENAGGHFYDDHRLYMKRSHANYVFVSGSKIIANVDIRAIYRHHLSSEADVTVVYKPIVLEEARRYSEDMNLVLDNYGQLLDVVPLREAGEAERVNVNLGMYILSVDKMNELMTRAEAEGRYGEVDSVIESYLLDQTVNVYEYTGYTANVETIDRYYQAHMDLLDRAKYNAVFHTSQPILTKSKNGTPTYYAPHSVVKDSILATGVTVDGEVWRSVINRKVHIESDAKVKHSIIFQGTKVESGAVVEYAIIDKNCVIKAGARVIGTPDNLVVIGKNTVVEV; from the coding sequence ATGGTGAAGAATAAATTATGTGCGATTGTTAATTTAACTGAAAATGAGGAACCGTTAAGACCTTTGACTAATGGGCGTCCGGTTGCAGCCTTACCATTTGCTGGACGTTATCGTGTCGTAGATTTCCCATTATCGAATATTGCACACGCCGAAATCGATTCTTGTGCATTATTTATTTCAGAATCTGGACGTTCGATTTATGACCATATTCGTTCAGGTGATTCTTGGAATTTTGATTCTCAAATCACAGGAGGAATCTTTACTTTTTCACAACAAAATTGGAAATTGCGTCATTTACAAGAGAATGCCGGAGGTCATTTTTATGATGACCACCGACTCTATATGAAACGTTCTCATGCGAATTATGTTTTTGTGTCAGGGAGTAAAATTATTGCGAATGTCGATATTCGTGCCATTTATCGTCATCATTTATCAAGTGAAGCAGATGTTACAGTAGTGTATAAACCGATTGTGTTAGAAGAAGCACGTCGCTATTCTGAAGATATGAATTTAGTGCTTGATAACTATGGGCAATTATTAGATGTGGTGCCTTTGCGTGAAGCTGGAGAAGCTGAACGAGTGAATGTTAACTTAGGTATGTATATTTTAAGTGTCGATAAGATGAATGAATTGATGACACGAGCAGAAGCTGAAGGACGTTATGGTGAAGTGGATAGTGTCATCGAAAGCTATCTGTTAGATCAAACAGTCAATGTTTACGAATATACAGGTTATACAGCCAATGTTGAAACGATTGACCGTTATTATCAAGCACATATGGATTTATTGGATCGTGCCAAATATAATGCCGTATTCCATACAAGTCAGCCGATTTTAACGAAGAGTAAAAATGGAACGCCGACATATTATGCACCACATTCTGTTGTTAAAGATTCGATTTTAGCAACGGGTGTTACAGTAGACGGTGAAGTATGGCGTTCAGTTATCAATCGTAAAGTGCATATTGAATCGGATGCTAAGGTGAAACATAGTATTATTTTCCAAGGGACCAAAGTTGAATCAGGTGCTGTAGTAGAATACGCTATTATCGATAAGAATTGTGTCATTAAAGCTGGTGCTAGAGTGATTGGTACACCGGATAATTTGGTTGTTATTGGTAAAAATACTGTAGTAGAAGTATAG
- the glgA gene encoding glycogen synthase GlgA, protein MKVLFAAAEAAPFFKTGGLGDVAYALPKELAKQGVDIRVVLPNYTQMPATYQEQLQEIAHFRFQLGDKNVYCGIKTLELDGITYYFIDNLSYFDRKSLYGEWDDGERFGFFSTAIIEMLEVIDWIPDVIHCNDWHTAMVPVLLVDRYHWKNRLRHIRKVFTIHNLRFQGVFAPNILERVFGTHYNAYTQDGLQWKDCVNFMKGAINFSDIVTTVSPTYAHEIMTPEFGEQLEGTLLYNQWKVRGIINGIDYDLNNPETDTLIPHHFSANQLAGKYENKRALQEAVGLPVREDVPIIGMVSRLTDQKGFQLVEERLEELLSQAEVQVVLLGTGDERFEHSFRYFESKYPHKMKSLIKFDLKIAQLIYAGSDMFLMPSAFEPCGLSQMMSMRYGTLPIVHETGGLKDTVQPYNQFTGEGTGFSFYGFNSWNLLSTIYNALTVYYQRPEHWQGLMHQAMTRNFSWENPTKEYLAIYQQLLAE, encoded by the coding sequence ATGAAAGTACTATTTGCTGCAGCAGAGGCTGCACCCTTTTTCAAAACCGGTGGACTAGGGGACGTTGCCTATGCACTACCAAAAGAACTAGCCAAACAAGGTGTCGATATTCGTGTTGTTTTACCGAACTACACGCAAATGCCAGCGACCTATCAAGAACAACTTCAAGAAATTGCGCATTTTCGTTTTCAATTAGGGGACAAAAATGTCTATTGTGGTATTAAAACATTAGAGTTAGACGGAATTACTTATTATTTTATTGATAATTTAAGTTATTTTGACCGTAAGAGCTTATATGGCGAGTGGGATGACGGCGAACGGTTTGGATTCTTTTCAACGGCTATTATTGAAATGCTAGAAGTGATTGATTGGATTCCTGATGTGATTCACTGCAATGATTGGCATACTGCCATGGTGCCGGTATTATTAGTTGACCGTTATCATTGGAAAAATCGTCTGCGTCATATTCGTAAAGTATTTACCATTCATAATTTACGTTTCCAAGGAGTTTTTGCTCCCAATATTTTAGAACGTGTTTTCGGTACGCATTACAATGCGTATACGCAAGATGGTTTACAGTGGAAAGATTGTGTTAATTTTATGAAAGGTGCGATTAATTTTTCGGATATTGTGACGACAGTGAGTCCAACTTATGCCCATGAAATTATGACACCTGAATTTGGTGAACAACTTGAAGGGACCTTACTATATAATCAGTGGAAAGTACGTGGAATTATTAATGGGATTGACTATGATTTGAATAATCCAGAAACTGATACATTAATTCCGCATCATTTCTCGGCTAATCAACTTGCTGGAAAATATGAAAATAAACGAGCTTTACAGGAAGCAGTAGGCTTACCTGTGCGAGAAGATGTACCGATTATCGGTATGGTGAGTCGTTTGACTGACCAAAAAGGATTCCAATTGGTCGAAGAACGTCTTGAAGAATTATTATCGCAAGCAGAAGTTCAAGTGGTTTTATTAGGTACCGGAGATGAACGTTTTGAACATTCTTTCCGTTACTTTGAATCTAAATATCCACATAAAATGAAGAGTTTAATTAAGTTTGACTTAAAAATTGCACAATTGATTTATGCTGGAAGTGATATGTTCTTAATGCCGAGTGCTTTCGAACCGTGTGGCTTATCGCAGATGATGTCGATGCGTTACGGCACATTGCCAATCGTTCATGAAACAGGTGGGTTAAAAGATACGGTGCAGCCATATAATCAATTCACCGGTGAAGGAACAGGTTTTAGTTTTTATGGTTTTAATAGCTGGAATTTATTATCCACTATTTATAATGCTTTAACCGTTTACTATCAACGTCCAGAACATTGGCAAGGATTAATGCATCAAGCAATGACACGTAATTTCAGTTGGGAAAATCCGACAAAAGAATATTTAGCAATTTATCAACAATTATTAGCTGAATAA
- a CDS encoding gamma-glutamyl-gamma-aminobutyrate hydrolase family protein, translating into MKPVIGITGNISQLSGNQGAPLTVNYSPLGFSQAIELAGGSPIILPIMNEDNAEAIISIVDGLLLTGGEDVSPHFYNEEPRMVIGATSPERDRSEILLMKEAMRQNKPILGICRGMQLINVVLGGTLYQDLSENEQITIQHVQKTKPHHPTHSIVVKENSHIASIFKTGDYVNSFHHQVLKDIAPGLSITAWSPDNVPEAVELFENHQSILGLQWHPELNAIMNNQQSLAIFKDLVQRANKARHHINQQNELGYHLI; encoded by the coding sequence ATGAAACCTGTTATTGGAATTACTGGAAACATTTCACAACTATCTGGCAATCAAGGAGCACCATTAACTGTTAACTATTCACCACTTGGATTTAGCCAAGCCATTGAATTAGCTGGTGGCTCACCAATTATTTTACCAATTATGAATGAAGACAATGCTGAGGCAATCATTTCGATTGTTGACGGCTTACTCTTAACTGGTGGCGAAGATGTATCACCTCATTTTTATAATGAAGAACCACGCATGGTCATCGGTGCAACTTCTCCGGAGCGTGACCGTAGCGAAATTTTATTAATGAAAGAGGCAATGCGACAAAACAAACCGATTTTAGGTATCTGTCGTGGAATGCAATTAATTAATGTGGTCTTAGGCGGAACATTGTATCAAGACTTATCAGAAAATGAACAAATCACTATTCAACATGTGCAAAAAACAAAACCACATCATCCGACGCATTCAATTGTGGTAAAAGAAAATTCTCATATTGCGTCTATTTTTAAAACAGGCGATTATGTAAATTCATTTCATCACCAAGTGCTAAAAGACATCGCACCTGGTTTATCTATTACAGCTTGGAGCCCTGATAATGTACCAGAAGCTGTTGAATTATTTGAAAATCATCAGAGTATTCTCGGCTTACAATGGCATCCGGAACTTAATGCAATTATGAATAATCAACAAAGTTTAGCAATTTTCAAGGACTTAGTACAACGTGCGAACAAAGCACGTCATCATATCAACCAACAAAATGAGCTGGGTTACCATTTAATTTAA